Part of the Shewanella eurypsychrophilus genome is shown below.
AGGTGGCGCGGTGACCATGTATGACACCTTTAATATTCGTGGTTTCGATGTGAGCCAAAGTTACTACGATGGCCTAGTACTTCAGTCATTAACAGGCTGGAACCTACAGCCTCAGATAGATCCTATTGCCATTGAGCAAGTTGAGGTCTTCAAAGGACCGACATCTGTACTTTATGGCTCTATGCCACCGGGTGGCATGGTGAATATGATCGCCAAAACACCGCAGACTACAGCTAACACAGAGATCACTGCTGCTACAGGTTCAAATAACCTGATGGAAGCTTCGATCGATACTACGGGTCAGATCGGTGACAGTGATTTTTCATACCGCATAATAGCCCTAGCCCGGAAGAAAGATGGCCAGGTAGATCATACCGAAGAGGAGCGCTACGTTTTTGCACCTTCCTTAGATTGGAACATATCAGATAGCACCTATATCAACTTCAATCTTTACTATCAAAATGATCCTGCCATGGGGATGAACTCATCTTTGCCGGCTTCGGGAATGATCTATGATAATCCAGCGGGCAGTACCAGCCCATCAACCTTTGCCGGTGATAAAAATTGGAGTAGCTTCGAGCGTGAATTCTGGATGGCGGGTTATAAGCTAAATCATGATTTCAACGATAATTGGTCTTTCCTACAGAGTTTCCGTTATCTGGATGCTCAGCTGCATCAGGAAAATACCTATCATGTGGCGGGTAACTTCGACCCGGTCACGGGGAACTTAGACAGAAATATCTACAGTACCGATGAAGACTCTAGCGGTTATACGGTCGATAACCAGTTATCGGGTAACTTCTATACCGGTAATCTAGAACACAATGTGTTGATCGGGGTCGATTACCAGAGGATGAGTGGAACGTCTGCATACTCTGAGTTTGGTACCACTAGCCAGTTTGGTGATTTCAATATCTTTAATCCAAATAATGACATGATAGATCCGAGCAAACTGACCTCTACCTATGAAGCCAGAGACAATGTAAAACTTGAGCAGTTAGGCTTCTACTTTCAGGACCAGCTACGTATAGACAAGCTTATCCTGATCGCCGGTGGCCGTTTCGATGACTTTAGCGCTTCGAGTCAGTACGCCGATAGTGATGCCAAGAGTGAAGCCAATCATAATCAGTTCTCTTACCGTGTCGGTGCCATGTATGAGTTCGATAATGGCGTCTCTCCCTTTATGAGCTACGCCACGAGTTTCGAGCCTGCGGCCGGCACTAAGTCCGATGGCAGCACTTATAAACCTGAACTCGGTGAGCAGTTTGAGGCGGGGCTCAAGTATATCTCGCCGGCTCAGGATATGACGGCCAGCATCTCCTATTTCAACATAGTGAAGAGCGATGCCCTGATGGCAGATCCGAGCGACCCCTGGGGAAATAAACTCCAGGTTGGTGAGGTGCAATCCCAAGGAGTCGAGCTCGAGGGGCAGTGGTACCTGACGGACAGTTTCGATATTTTAGCCAGCTACACCTATATAGATATGGAGATCACCAAAGACAGTGGTAACGATCTTCAGGGTAAGACGCCCATCTATGTACCCGAGCATACGGCGACACTATGGACTAATTATTACATAGATTCTGGCGTCCTCAGCGGCACGCGTATCGGTGGTGGCGTGCGTTATGTCGGCGAGATGCAGATGGATGCAAATAACACGGATAAGGTTGATTCATATACCTTAGTTGATCTGTCTCTTGGTTATGACCTGAGTACATTAAGCAGTAACTTAAATGGCGCGAGCATGACGCTTATCGCTAATAATCTATTCAACGAGGAGTATTACACTTGCTACGACTCGATGAATTGCTGGTATGGCGCAGAACGAACTGTCGAATTGAACATTAAGTACAACTTCTAGCTACTCACTATGGCGGAGCTCGATTCTCCGCCATAGTGCATCAATTTTGGAGGGTTTAGATGAGCCAAGCCGTTTTAGCGCAACTCTTTAAGCAATGTGAGCGAGTCACTCCCTATTTGAAGGGGGAGCTTGGCCGTTCGACTAAAGAGATGATTTCAACGCAAGGTTCAAATCTGGTGCAGATCAAGTCGCTCTACCGTGGTCTTCAAACCAACAGCCCAGAAGCAGAAAAGGTATACTGGTTAACTCGTAGCTGGGATCTTTTAACCTGGCAGCCACTCTATTTAGCCTTTACTGCTATCTATAGTATGAAGTCACTGCCTAACCTGAGTCATATGGCTCAGCATCAAAAACATGGCTTGATAGCCGGATTCAGGTTGAACGAAGTGGAATGTACCCGGGGCGATTATGCATGCTTGATCCACAAGGCGGGTCAACAATTGTCGCAGATGTTCGAGCATTATAGAGTCGAGCTGGATCTATGGTTAAGGTGTCGTCCGGGTTTTGTACAGCACTTAGTCGCAGATGCGATACTGGCTAAATTACTCGAGGTGCAAAAGCAGCACTCAGAGATGACAGATAGCCTTGTTTTACATCATGCGACGTTATGGTTGTCAGCATTCAATATCTCGAATAAACATTTAGCCTCTCTTTATCTATCCAAGCTAGACAATAAACTTAAGTTGAGCCGTACTAGTTGCTGCTCAGTCTATAAAACCAAATCGGGCACCGTTTGTGACAATTGTCCTCGATTAAGGCAAAAGAAAAGATGTATCAATTAACCAATGTCAAAGTTATCCGCAGTGAACGTACTATTCTGGATATTGATGAATTATCAATAGATCCTCACGCACTTACAGTTGTACTTGGCCACAATGGCTCGGGTAAATCGACATTAGTTAATCTGCTCGCTAATCAGTTCTCGCCGGAAGAGGGGGAAGTGACTCTAGCTAATAAGCCCTTGAGTGCATATGGTGCTAAGGAGCTCGCGCAAACCGTGGCGTATCTGCCGCAGAAACTGCCTGAAGTTGCTGGACTGAATGTCGCTGAATTGGTTCGGCTGGGACGTTTTCCATGGCGTGGAGCATTGGGTAGATGGCGCAAAGAAGATGATGAAATCATCCATAATGCCATGTGTGAAACTGGGGTCGAAGAGTTCAAGGATATCCTTGCCGATCAACTCTCAGGTGGTGAGCGTCAACGCACTTGGGTTGCTATGTTACTTGCCCAGCAAGCCGACCTACTCATTTTGGATGAACCGACTTCCGCCTTAGATATTCAACATCAATACCAATTAATGCAATTGCTTAGTGAACTCAATAAACGCACCGGTAAAGGCGTCATCGTTATTTTGCATGATCTAAACCTAGCTCTACGTTATGCGACTCATATTTTGGCATTAAAAGCGGGCAAGATTGCTTTCACGGGGGAGGTTGATGTCTTGCTGGATGAGAAGTTGTTGTCGGATCTTTATTCGACCCCAGTGCAATTGATCGATCACCCTGAGCTAGACCATAAAGTGGCCGTTGTATGTTAGCTTCTGTTCGTTTTATTACTGCTGTCACTCTTCTATCGCTATTGTCGAGTGTCAGTCATGCAGAGATCACGGTTGAAGATAGCCGTGGCCAGCAGCAGTTAGTGAAAACTCCCACCAGAGTTGCAGCCCTCAATTGGGATATTGCCGAGCAGGTTTTAGAGCTTGGTGTCATTCCAATTGCCATGCCAGATATCGATGGCTATCGGGAATGGGTGATGAAGCCAGCAGTACCCGATTCAGTGTTAAATATTGGTACCCGAGTAGAGCCAAACTTTCAAAGGTTAGCGGCACTTAAGCCAGACCTGATTATTATCGCATCACCTCAGTTAGATCTAATGCCAAAACTTGAACTGATAGCCCCTGTGCTTTTTTATCAAACCTATAGCGAACACCACGACAATGCTCAAGCGGCGATCGACAACTTCAAGCTGCTGGCTAAAGCACTTGGACGCGAGCAGTTTGCAAAGGCAAGGCTTGCAGAGATGGAGATCAAGATTGCCACTATGAGACAGCAACTGGAACAAGCTTACGCAGGCACTCTGCCAAAAGTCACCAGCTTTAGATTTGCT
Proteins encoded:
- a CDS encoding siderophore ferric iron reductase, with translation MSQAVLAQLFKQCERVTPYLKGELGRSTKEMISTQGSNLVQIKSLYRGLQTNSPEAEKVYWLTRSWDLLTWQPLYLAFTAIYSMKSLPNLSHMAQHQKHGLIAGFRLNEVECTRGDYACLIHKAGQQLSQMFEHYRVELDLWLRCRPGFVQHLVADAILAKLLEVQKQHSEMTDSLVLHHATLWLSAFNISNKHLASLYLSKLDNKLKLSRTSCCSVYKTKSGTVCDNCPRLRQKKRCIN
- a CDS encoding iron-siderophore ABC transporter substrate-binding protein, yielding MLASVRFITAVTLLSLLSSVSHAEITVEDSRGQQQLVKTPTRVAALNWDIAEQVLELGVIPIAMPDIDGYREWVMKPAVPDSVLNIGTRVEPNFQRLAALKPDLIIIASPQLDLMPKLELIAPVLFYQTYSEHHDNAQAAIDNFKLLAKALGREQFAKARLAEMEIKIATMRQQLEQAYAGTLPKVTSFRFASMTSIYQFGDNSTAQYALSLLGMKPAIEQGRTQWGARQKRLKELRHVGDGIALYFQPFAQEAELEASVMWQAMPFVRGQRMNSVESAWNYGGAISIEYMAAALTRSLLEIAPIKLDPYSETEVNSVSKLDTTPTATGETYQ
- a CDS encoding TonB-dependent siderophore receptor, whose translation is MVSSKRNRVFHRTVLAMAITSSLSLSLSLSFSISAFAATEDELVIEVPQMETITVLGHAYRNTATKTSLLPEDTPQGITIIDSELLKERGVKSLNQALRYVPGVTTEQKGGAVTMYDTFNIRGFDVSQSYYDGLVLQSLTGWNLQPQIDPIAIEQVEVFKGPTSVLYGSMPPGGMVNMIAKTPQTTANTEITAATGSNNLMEASIDTTGQIGDSDFSYRIIALARKKDGQVDHTEEERYVFAPSLDWNISDSTYINFNLYYQNDPAMGMNSSLPASGMIYDNPAGSTSPSTFAGDKNWSSFEREFWMAGYKLNHDFNDNWSFLQSFRYLDAQLHQENTYHVAGNFDPVTGNLDRNIYSTDEDSSGYTVDNQLSGNFYTGNLEHNVLIGVDYQRMSGTSAYSEFGTTSQFGDFNIFNPNNDMIDPSKLTSTYEARDNVKLEQLGFYFQDQLRIDKLILIAGGRFDDFSASSQYADSDAKSEANHNQFSYRVGAMYEFDNGVSPFMSYATSFEPAAGTKSDGSTYKPELGEQFEAGLKYISPAQDMTASISYFNIVKSDALMADPSDPWGNKLQVGEVQSQGVELEGQWYLTDSFDILASYTYIDMEITKDSGNDLQGKTPIYVPEHTATLWTNYYIDSGVLSGTRIGGGVRYVGEMQMDANNTDKVDSYTLVDLSLGYDLSTLSSNLNGASMTLIANNLFNEEYYTCYDSMNCWYGAERTVELNIKYNF
- a CDS encoding ABC transporter ATP-binding protein produces the protein MYQLTNVKVIRSERTILDIDELSIDPHALTVVLGHNGSGKSTLVNLLANQFSPEEGEVTLANKPLSAYGAKELAQTVAYLPQKLPEVAGLNVAELVRLGRFPWRGALGRWRKEDDEIIHNAMCETGVEEFKDILADQLSGGERQRTWVAMLLAQQADLLILDEPTSALDIQHQYQLMQLLSELNKRTGKGVIVILHDLNLALRYATHILALKAGKIAFTGEVDVLLDEKLLSDLYSTPVQLIDHPELDHKVAVVC